In Calditrichota bacterium, the genomic stretch AGGCATTGAACCAGAGGAATCCCAAGCAGGCGCCGACGAGAGCGGCGGCATAGACCATCAGCTCGCCGGCACCGGGCAGATAGGTGATGTTCAGGTAGCGCGAAAAGTCCACCCGCCCAGTCAGGTAGGCCATTACCCCAAATGCCGCTGCCGCAATCCCGCTGAGGCCGATACAGAGCCCATCGGCCCCATCGGCAAGATTGGCCGAGTTGCTGGTGGCAGTGATGATGAAGACCACCACTGGAATGTAAAAGACCCCGAAATCCAGAAGATAGTTCTTGAGGAAGGGCAGCGTTGTAGCCGAGCGCACATCCGCAACCGGCGGAAAGAAATAGAGCACCGAGCCCACAATGCATCCCAGCAGCACCTGGCCGGCAATCTTGTAGCGGCCGATAAGTCCCTTGGGCAGCTTCTTGACCACCTTGAGGTAGTCGTCCACAAAGCCGACCCCGCCCATAAAAACGGTGGCCAAGAGCACGAGGAGCACGTACACATTGTCCAGACGGCACCAGAGGAGTAGCGGTACCACCGTCGCCACCAGGATGATGATCCCGCCGAAGGTGGGGGTACCTTGCTTCTTGAGGTGCGTCTGAGGGCCATCGGGGCGGACCTCCTGGCCCAGGTGTAGTTCCCGCGCCTTTCTGATGACGTACGGCCCGAAAAGGAACGCGATGAACAACGCCGTTATCGCCGCGCCGCCAGCCCGGAAGGACTGGTAGCGGAACACATTCAGTCCCGAGATATGCTCTCTTAGCGGAAATAGAAGGTGGAAAAGCATAGCGCCTCTCAGCTACTCCTTGCCGCGCAGCCTTGTCCGCACACCCTCCACCACTTCCTCCATCTTCATCCCCCGCGACCCCTTGACCAGCACGATGTCCCCTTCCTCCAACATCCCCACCAGGCTCCGAGTGAGAGCCTCTTTGTCGGCAAAGTGCTCGGCCTGCACCCCACCGTGTTTGGCAACCTGCGCAACCACTCGCGCGGCTTCCCCAAAGGTAAGAAGTACGTCGATGCCGTTCTCCACGACCAACTCGCCCAGGCGTCGGTGAGCCGCTTCGCTGGCCTGGCCCAGTTCCAACATGTCCGCCAGCACGGCGATGCGTTTCGCCCCAGCTGGGACCGGCAGTTCCCGCACGAACTCCAGTGCAGCCTTGGCCGAGCGCAGGTTGCTGTTGTATGCATCGTCAACGATGCGGATGCCGCCTGCCTTGATGACTTCTAAGCGCTCAGGCACCCGCTCCACTTCCTCAAGCCCGGCCTTGATCTCCCGGAGAGGAACACCGAGCTCGAGTCCCACCGCTGCTGCGGCCAGCGCATTGCTCACCACGTGCCTGCCGGGAATGCGCAGGTGGATCAGGTTCCTCTTAAGCACAAAGCGCGCGCAACCATGCTCGTCCAGCCCCCGGAAGTGCCCCCTCACGTCGGCGTGCTGCTCTAAGCCAAAGGTGACGGTGCGGTTCACCGGCATGCGCTGCGCCGCCAGCAGTGGATCGTCGGCATTGTACATCCCCACCCTCTCTCCGACCAGCCCTTCGAAGAGCTCCAGTTTTGCCTTGAGTACCCCCTCAAGGGTACCGAAGAACTCCAAATGGGCTTCCGCTACGCCAAGAATGACGCCGTACTCCGGCTCCGCAATGCGACAGAGCGCGGCGATCTCGCCAAAGTGGTTGGTCCCCATTTCGAGCACCACCGCCTGGTGGTGGGGGCGTATCTCTAACAAAGTCAACGCCACGCCGATGGCATTGTTGAACGACTTCTTGCTTTTCAGCGTCGCGTAGCGCCTTGCCAGCACGGCGGCCATCAACTCCTTGCTGGTCGTCTTGCCCACCGAGCCGGTGACCGCCACCACCGGTAGCGAGAAGCGCCGACGATGGTAGTGGGCAATCTGCCCCAGGGCCGCCAGCGTATCGGGCACGCCGATGAACACCGCTTCGGGGAGTTCGCCCACCAGACGCGCGAGCGCATCGTTGCGCACCACCGCCGCGACTGCGCCCCGGGCAAACGCCTCAGCCACGAACTGGTGACCATCAAAGCGCTCCCCCTTGAGAGCGATGAACAGATCTCCTGGACCGACTGTGCGGCTGTCCGTGCTGACGCTGCGGATCTGCTGGCGGAGAGCGGCATGCGGCCCAAGATACCCCTCCGCCGCAGCGCAGCAGTGAACCACCTCTCCGATGCGCAGCCCAACGGCGTCATTCTGCTGGGTCAGGACGTGCAAATTCCTCCTCATCACCAGCGCGGCGCATCGACCAGCGCTACGCCGGACTGGCATTCCAAGGTACAGCGCCCACCGCGACGGATCGCCTCGCCTGGGGCCGGATGCTGGCGCACTACTCGCCCGGCACCGCTCAC encodes the following:
- a CDS encoding phospho-N-acetylmuramoyl-pentapeptide-transferase encodes the protein MLFHLLFPLREHISGLNVFRYQSFRAGGAAITALFIAFLFGPYVIRKARELHLGQEVRPDGPQTHLKKQGTPTFGGIIILVATVVPLLLWCRLDNVYVLLVLLATVFMGGVGFVDDYLKVVKKLPKGLIGRYKIAGQVLLGCIVGSVLYFFPPVADVRSATTLPFLKNYLLDFGVFYIPVVVFIITATSNSANLADGADGLCIGLSGIAAAAFGVMAYLTGRVDFSRYLNITYLPGAGELMVYAAALVGACLGFLWFNAYPAEVFMGDTGALSLGASLATMAILIKKELLLPIICGVFVAESVSVMVQVAVFKRTGRRVFRMAPLHHHFEIGEKAWPEPKMVVRFWIIGILLVLLSLATFKVR
- a CDS encoding UDP-N-acetylmuramoyl-tripeptide--D-alanyl-D-alanine ligase, which translates into the protein MHVLTQQNDAVGLRIGEVVHCCAAAEGYLGPHAALRQQIRSVSTDSRTVGPGDLFIALKGERFDGHQFVAEAFARGAVAAVVRNDALARLVGELPEAVFIGVPDTLAALGQIAHYHRRRFSLPVVAVTGSVGKTTSKELMAAVLARRYATLKSKKSFNNAIGVALTLLEIRPHHQAVVLEMGTNHFGEIAALCRIAEPEYGVILGVAEAHLEFFGTLEGVLKAKLELFEGLVGERVGMYNADDPLLAAQRMPVNRTVTFGLEQHADVRGHFRGLDEHGCARFVLKRNLIHLRIPGRHVVSNALAAAAVGLELGVPLREIKAGLEEVERVPERLEVIKAGGIRIVDDAYNSNLRSAKAALEFVRELPVPAGAKRIAVLADMLELGQASEAAHRRLGELVVENGIDVLLTFGEAARVVAQVAKHGGVQAEHFADKEALTRSLVGMLEEGDIVLVKGSRGMKMEEVVEGVRTRLRGKE